One Actinomycetota bacterium DNA segment encodes these proteins:
- a CDS encoding cyclic nucleotide-binding domain-containing protein, with product MAMEEREKADLLGSVPLFASCSRAELNHVAQLSDEESFEAGDTLVEEGDDTGGFYVIVEGRADVIRGGDPVGQLGSGEVLGELALLLQGSRTATVRATDPVRALRVDARPFRSMLLEHPQVALKLLEVLAGRLRDAEDRRVQ from the coding sequence ATGGCCATGGAAGAGCGCGAGAAGGCCGACCTGCTCGGATCGGTCCCGCTGTTCGCCTCGTGCAGCCGCGCGGAGCTGAACCACGTCGCGCAGCTGTCGGACGAGGAGTCCTTCGAGGCCGGCGACACGCTGGTCGAGGAGGGCGACGACACCGGAGGCTTCTACGTCATCGTCGAAGGTCGCGCCGACGTCATCCGCGGAGGCGATCCCGTCGGCCAGCTGGGCTCGGGCGAGGTGCTGGGCGAGCTCGCACTGCTGCTGCAGGGGTCGCGAACGGCGACCGTACGGGCGACGGACCCGGTCCGGGCGCTGCGGGTCGACGCCCGGCCGTTCCGTTCGATGCTGCTCGAGCACCCGCAGGTCGCCCTGAAGCTCCTCGAGGTGCTCGCCGGCCGACTCCGGGACGCCGAGGACCGCCGCGTTCAGTAG
- a CDS encoding CrcB family protein — MTSERDTGWTRRAAIAVGGGAGTGVRVLVAAVVPVGAGGFPIATLAVNLAGALLLGIALGLLLPTGRARLTSLICTGALGALTTFSTFAVEVVELVDTAPFVALAYVAISLSTGPVLARAGLRWSRGW, encoded by the coding sequence GTGACCTCCGAACGTGACACCGGCTGGACCCGGCGCGCCGCCATCGCCGTCGGGGGTGGGGCCGGCACGGGCGTCCGGGTGCTCGTCGCGGCGGTCGTGCCCGTCGGTGCCGGTGGTTTCCCGATCGCGACACTCGCGGTCAACCTGGCGGGGGCGCTGCTCCTCGGGATCGCCCTGGGGCTGCTGCTGCCCACCGGACGGGCCCGACTCACGTCGCTCATCTGCACCGGCGCGCTCGGGGCGTTGACCACGTTCTCCACGTTCGCGGTCGAGGTGGTCGAGCTCGTCGATACGGCCCCGTTCGTGGCGCTCGCGTACGTCGCGATCAGCCTGTCCACCGGCCCGGTGCTCGCTCGGGCGGGCCTGCGGTGGAGCCGAGGATGGTGA
- a CDS encoding phosphate uptake regulator PhoU, whose translation MAQLPADPSQPDWDDDRIGRVEYRSRLRELDDELVAIAADVADAIPPASTALLSGDRSVIPLEEARDARNRRRCRRLEDACFVLIAREAPVAADLREVVAVVRAITDVERASRLMVHVVSTLDRIHPPGMQPDLRTTLRLLCEASGRTFRGAASAWEDRDGLAVNELSRHDDDVDRLQEKLLSELYLGDHPVEDVVALALLGRFFERLADHGVALAGHLSWAVTGDRIGTP comes from the coding sequence ATGGCGCAGCTGCCTGCGGATCCCTCCCAGCCTGACTGGGACGACGACCGGATCGGTCGGGTGGAGTACCGATCCCGGCTGCGGGAACTCGACGACGAGCTCGTAGCGATCGCGGCGGACGTCGCCGACGCCATCCCGCCGGCCAGCACCGCCCTCCTGAGTGGGGACCGCTCGGTGATCCCGCTCGAGGAGGCTCGGGATGCCCGCAACCGTCGTCGGTGTCGCCGCCTGGAGGACGCCTGCTTCGTGCTGATCGCCCGCGAGGCACCGGTCGCCGCCGACCTGCGCGAGGTCGTGGCGGTCGTCCGCGCCATCACGGACGTGGAACGTGCCAGCCGGCTGATGGTGCACGTCGTGTCCACTCTCGACCGCATCCATCCACCGGGCATGCAACCGGACCTGCGGACGACGCTTCGGCTCCTCTGCGAGGCCTCTGGCCGGACCTTCCGTGGCGCGGCCTCGGCCTGGGAGGACCGAGATGGTCTGGCCGTCAACGAGCTCAGTCGTCACGACGACGACGTCGACCGCCTCCAGGAGAAGCTGCTGTCCGAGCTGTACCTAGGCGACCACCCCGTAGAGGACGTCGTCGCGCTCGCACTACTCGGTCGCTTCTTCGAGCGGCTGGCCGACCACGGCGTTGCGCTCGCTGGTCACCTGTCGTGGGCGGTCACCGGGGACCGGATCGGCACTCCATGA
- a CDS encoding 1,4-dihydroxy-2-naphthoyl-CoA synthase codes for MVSELFDADAWEEVEGFELTDLTYHRAREVGAVRVAFDRPEVRNAFRPHTVDELYRVLDHARRSPDVGCVLLTGNGPSPKDGGWAFCSGGDQRIRGKDGYRYAEGDTAESIDPARSGRLHILEVQRLIRLMPKAVVCLVPGWAAGGGHSLHVVCDLTLASREHGRFKQTDADVASFDGGFGSAYLARQVGQKFAREIFFLGDEYSAQDAHRMGMVNAVVDHDRLEEVGLDWARRICGKSPMAIRMLKFAFNMIDDGLVGQQVFAGEATRLGYMTDEAQEGRDAFLEKRTPDWTGFPYHY; via the coding sequence ATGGTCTCCGAACTGTTCGACGCGGACGCCTGGGAGGAGGTCGAGGGCTTCGAGCTGACCGACCTCACGTACCACCGCGCCCGAGAGGTCGGGGCGGTCCGCGTCGCCTTCGACCGTCCCGAGGTGCGCAACGCCTTCCGGCCCCACACGGTGGACGAGCTGTACCGCGTGCTCGACCACGCCCGACGGAGCCCCGACGTCGGGTGCGTCCTGCTCACCGGCAACGGTCCTTCGCCGAAGGACGGCGGATGGGCGTTCTGCTCGGGCGGGGACCAGCGCATCCGCGGGAAGGACGGCTACCGGTACGCCGAGGGCGACACCGCCGAGTCGATCGATCCCGCTCGCAGTGGGCGGCTCCACATCCTCGAGGTCCAGCGCCTGATCCGGCTCATGCCGAAGGCGGTCGTGTGCCTCGTCCCTGGGTGGGCGGCGGGCGGGGGACACAGCCTGCACGTCGTCTGCGACCTCACGCTCGCGAGCCGCGAGCACGGCCGGTTCAAGCAGACCGACGCGGACGTCGCGAGCTTCGACGGGGGGTTCGGCTCGGCGTACCTCGCCCGACAGGTGGGACAGAAGTTCGCGCGGGAGATCTTCTTCCTGGGGGACGAGTACTCGGCGCAGGACGCCCACCGGATGGGGATGGTCAACGCCGTCGTCGACCACGACCGGCTCGAGGAGGTCGGGCTCGACTGGGCCCGGCGCATCTGCGGCAAGTCCCCGATGGCGATCCGGATGCTGAAGTTCGCCTTCAACATGATCGATGACGGTCTCGTCGGCCAGCAGGTCTTCGCGGGTGAGGCGACCCGGCTGGGGTACATGACCGACGAAGCGCAGGAGGGCCGTGACGCCTTCCTCGAGAAGCGCACCCCGGACTGGACCGGGTTCCCGTACCACTACTGA
- a CDS encoding CrcB family protein encodes MVTALLVIAAGAVGAVLRAEVVALVHRWLQRPGLRAIAIVNLSAALLAGSVAGSGLAGSARLVLVSGLLGGYSTYSTWMVESVMSGRRRGLANVVGQAAAGVFLAGLGWVLATYLRS; translated from the coding sequence ATGGTGACCGCGCTGCTTGTCATCGCGGCAGGTGCGGTGGGCGCGGTGCTCCGCGCCGAGGTGGTCGCGCTCGTCCACCGGTGGCTGCAACGACCCGGCCTCCGAGCGATCGCGATCGTGAACCTCAGCGCAGCGCTGCTGGCAGGTTCCGTGGCCGGCTCCGGCCTCGCCGGTTCGGCCCGACTCGTCCTCGTGAGCGGGTTGCTCGGCGGCTACTCGACCTACTCGACGTGGATGGTCGAGTCCGTCATGAGCGGACGCCGCCGCGGCCTGGCGAACGTGGTCGGTCAGGCCGCGGCGGGCGTCTTCCTCGCCGGTCTCGGGTGGGTCCTCGCCACCTACCTCAGGAGTTGA
- a CDS encoding diadenylate cyclase codes for MGDAPATTRPIGDRRRARFRDELIDAGIPVPEGTAGELFVDELAHARWAGIHERRRFGYGCVLNPGDPTAVGDPLPGIEGVEAAELSELRRYADGSRVFLVRHPDAPPQLVTTDAPDELALVRLQRRTGGQIVIRDPEEIRVVTQDGSVGSYGDLWVVRPSAGRAAAALARFVDQDDRGTLDQILDLCLHVLSPRHVGATVVWRLGSPDDERFTREPTPAPVALSVTTDRHLAAIAKRIALMDGACVLDRDGTVVGFGAFLGWSREAEEEIAHATGLRHTSARWYSFDVPEVLVFVVSEDGPVSVFGGGAALLADIGHTRNVKPPDTVDGT; via the coding sequence ATGGGGGATGCACCGGCAACGACGCGACCGATCGGCGACCGACGACGCGCCCGTTTCCGCGACGAGCTGATCGACGCCGGCATCCCCGTGCCCGAGGGGACCGCAGGCGAGCTGTTCGTGGATGAACTCGCACACGCCCGCTGGGCGGGCATCCACGAGCGACGTCGGTTCGGCTACGGATGCGTGCTCAACCCGGGCGATCCGACCGCCGTCGGGGACCCGCTGCCCGGCATCGAGGGCGTCGAGGCTGCCGAGTTGTCGGAGCTACGTCGGTACGCCGATGGGAGCCGTGTCTTCCTGGTGCGGCACCCGGACGCCCCGCCCCAGCTCGTCACGACCGACGCTCCCGACGAGCTCGCTCTCGTCCGACTCCAGCGGCGCACCGGCGGCCAGATCGTGATCCGCGACCCGGAGGAGATCCGGGTGGTCACCCAAGACGGGTCCGTGGGCAGCTACGGCGACCTGTGGGTGGTCAGACCGTCGGCCGGGCGGGCCGCCGCGGCGCTCGCACGCTTCGTGGACCAGGACGATCGCGGGACGCTGGACCAGATCCTCGACCTGTGCCTCCACGTCCTCAGCCCGCGTCACGTCGGAGCCACCGTGGTATGGCGGCTCGGGAGCCCTGACGATGAGCGGTTCACCCGGGAGCCGACCCCCGCGCCGGTCGCGCTGTCCGTGACGACCGACCGGCACCTGGCGGCGATCGCGAAGCGGATCGCGCTGATGGACGGTGCCTGCGTCCTGGACCGCGACGGCACCGTGGTCGGCTTCGGCGCCTTCCTCGGCTGGTCTCGCGAGGCGGAGGAGGAGATCGCGCACGCCACCGGCCTGCGTCACACCTCCGCGCGGTGGTACTCGTTCGACGTCCCCGAGGTGCTCGTCTTCGTCGTGTCCGAGGACGGCCCCGTCAGTGTCTTCGGTGGGGGCGCAGCTCTCCTCGCCGACATCGGCCACACCCGCAACGTCAAGCCACCGGACACCGTCGACGGCACCTGA
- the pstA gene encoding phosphate ABC transporter permease PstA — translation MVSSPVDVASRAVRDLTRPRGRTLKEKLFQYVLFVATAVGVVVLVVLLIDVFGDGLGRLRLDFLTGYSSRRPEATGIRTGLTGTLSLMVLTALFSFPVGVGAAIYLEEFAPDNWFTRLMQVNIANLAGVPSIVYGLLAAAVFVYLLEFGRSLLAGAMALSLLILPVIIVAGREAIRAVPRSIREGALALGATPWQTTYKQVLPVALPGILTGTILALSRAIGEAAPILVAGAVFSRRADNEPWSLFEPFGALPIQIFDFVKRPQAGFQIEAASAAIIVLLTALLLMNTLAIVLRNRYSRQW, via the coding sequence ATGGTCTCCTCCCCCGTAGATGTGGCATCCCGCGCTGTACGCGACCTCACCCGCCCCCGCGGACGCACGCTGAAGGAGAAGCTGTTCCAGTACGTGCTGTTCGTTGCGACGGCCGTTGGGGTCGTCGTGCTCGTGGTCCTGCTGATCGACGTCTTCGGCGATGGGCTGGGCCGGTTGCGTCTCGACTTCTTGACCGGCTACTCGAGCCGCCGGCCTGAGGCGACCGGCATCCGTACCGGTCTGACCGGGACCCTGTCGCTGATGGTGCTCACCGCACTGTTCTCCTTCCCCGTCGGGGTCGGCGCGGCGATCTACCTGGAGGAGTTCGCACCCGACAACTGGTTCACCCGCCTGATGCAGGTCAACATCGCCAACCTGGCCGGTGTCCCGTCCATCGTCTACGGGCTGCTGGCCGCAGCGGTGTTCGTCTACCTGCTGGAGTTCGGACGCAGTCTCCTGGCCGGGGCGATGGCACTCAGCCTGCTGATCCTGCCGGTCATCATCGTCGCGGGACGCGAGGCGATCCGTGCGGTCCCACGCTCGATCCGCGAAGGCGCCCTGGCGCTGGGAGCCACACCGTGGCAGACGACGTACAAGCAGGTGCTGCCCGTGGCCCTGCCCGGCATCCTCACCGGCACCATCCTGGCGCTGTCCCGGGCGATCGGCGAGGCGGCCCCCATACTCGTCGCCGGCGCCGTCTTCAGCCGACGGGCCGACAACGAACCCTGGAGCCTGTTCGAACCGTTCGGAGCCCTGCCCATCCAGATCTTCGACTTCGTCAAACGTCCCCAGGCGGGGTTCCAGATCGAGGCGGCATCAGCCGCGATCATCGTGCTGCTGACCGCGTTGCTGCTGATGAACACCCTCGCGATCGTTCTGCGCAACCGTTACTCGCGCCAGTGGTGA
- the pstB gene encoding phosphate ABC transporter ATP-binding protein PstB, with amino-acid sequence MSEEVTDAVFRVDDLSVRYGAFVAVKGISFDIPSNEIVALIGPSGCGKSTVLRCLNRMNDLIPEARVDGRVVYNGKDIYDDDVDPVEVRRRIGMVFQKPNPFPKSIYDNIAFGPRINGYKGDLDGLVERSLRAAALWDEVKNNLNGSALALSGGQQQRLCIARTIAVEPDVILMDEPCSALDPIATLKIEDLMRDLRAEYSIVIVTHNMQQAARVSDRTAFFTLDVDEEHDERTGIMVEYDRTDRIFTQAADERTEAYITGRFG; translated from the coding sequence GTGAGCGAAGAGGTCACCGATGCGGTCTTCCGCGTAGATGACCTGTCGGTCCGGTACGGCGCGTTCGTCGCGGTCAAGGGCATCTCCTTCGACATCCCCAGCAACGAGATCGTTGCGCTGATCGGTCCCAGCGGATGCGGCAAGTCCACGGTGCTGCGCTGTCTGAACCGGATGAACGACCTGATCCCGGAGGCGCGGGTCGACGGACGCGTCGTCTACAACGGCAAGGACATCTACGACGACGACGTCGACCCCGTTGAGGTCCGTCGGCGCATCGGCATGGTGTTCCAGAAGCCCAACCCCTTCCCGAAGTCCATCTACGACAACATCGCGTTCGGCCCGCGGATCAACGGCTACAAGGGCGATCTCGACGGGCTGGTCGAGCGTTCCCTACGAGCCGCCGCGTTGTGGGACGAGGTCAAGAACAACCTCAACGGCAGCGCCCTCGCTCTGTCCGGAGGCCAGCAGCAACGGCTGTGCATCGCCCGGACGATCGCGGTGGAGCCCGACGTGATCCTCATGGACGAACCGTGCTCGGCCCTGGACCCGATCGCGACGTTGAAGATCGAGGACCTCATGCGCGACCTCCGTGCCGAGTACTCCATCGTGATCGTCACCCACAACATGCAGCAGGCCGCACGGGTCTCGGATCGCACCGCGTTCTTCACCCTGGATGTGGACGAGGAGCACGATGAGCGCACCGGGATCATGGTCGAGTACGACCGCACCGACCGGATCTTCACCCAGGCCGCCGACGAACGCACAGAGGCCTACATCACCGGACGCTTCGGCTGA